A part of Fusarium graminearum PH-1 chromosome 3, whole genome shotgun sequence genomic DNA contains:
- a CDS encoding cysteinyl-tRNA synthetase: MHYFGFEVKFVMNITDIDDKIIIKARRQRLLELEKNKNYSKDELRDLALAAFQAYAKSSLPLLLKDGEDIDATNYPQRREAGYGHVLAGGTISGEGKPGDDEAKVKMHLSNMTSAAEAIASGEIFPGTDEILLPYLDSLYKETIDTRDQTMFTDLTQSMEKLFTDDMDALNVLRPDVITRVTEYVPQIADFVKTIVDKGFAYEADGSVYFDITAFEKAGNTYARLRPDNRNDKSLQEEGEGSLSKGLSGKKNPGDFALWKKSKAGEPFWSSPWGDGRPGWHIECSVMAGAVLGSNMDIHSGGIDLAFPHHDNELAQSEAYFCEHGKGEHTWVNYFLHMGHLSISGSKMSKSLKNFQTIQDALATTYSSRGMRIVFLMGRWNDGVEISPDMRLQADNWESTISNFFINVKALLAEAGITQGVKSLSLSANGKSSEGLLGELEQAKQEFEGAMTNSFDTPKAMSVILKLVNTANVHLRDNKDADLVALESIARWITKIVGIFGLDSNASPPYEGLGWATTIASDVEPKTAVQPYADAFAKVKSDVSGLSLESGEISSLLEQNPTSEFESIAAGGSRDPEQLAMPYLRAVSKLRDELRSIVGNQTPDTKKAILALTDRIRDDDLTNLGVYLDDRPDGQASLIKFIPAAELIAAREEKVAQAAEKARKKEEARLAREKADQEAREKAKVRPEDMFKGDERYSAWDEQGMPTKMKDGTDVPKSQLKGLKKQWDRQKKAHDDLKAKGLL, encoded by the exons ATGCACTACTTTGGCTTCGAGGTCAAGTTTGTCATGAACATTACCGATATTGACGACAAG ATTATCATCAAGGCCCGACGACAGCGGTTGCTCgaacttgagaagaacaagaactACTCCAAGGACGAACTCCGAGACCTCGCTTTGGCTGCTTTTCAAGCTTACGCAAAGAGCAGCTTGCCTCTTTTGCTcaaggatggagaagatATTGATGCGACCAACTACCCCCAGCGAAGGGAAGCAGGATACGGCCATGTGCTCGCAGGTGGTACCATTTCTGGCGAGGGCAAGCCTGGAGAcgatgaggccaaggtcaagatgcACCTTAGCAACATGACTTCTGCCGCTGAAGCCATTGCTTCGGGCGAGATCTTCCCCGGCACCGATGAGATTCTGCTTCCATACCTCGATTCCCTTTACAAAGAGACGATCGACACCAGGGATCAGACCATGTTCACAGATCTGACTCAGAGCATGGAGAAGCTATTTACGGACGATATGGATGCGCTGAACGTCCTCCGACCTGATGTCATCACTCGCGTTACCGAGTATGTTCCTCAGATTgccgactttgtcaagacaatCGTCGACAAGGGATTCGCCTACGAAGCTGATGGATCAGTCTACTTTGACATCACTGCTTTCGAGAAGGCCGGAAACACTTATGCTCGACTACGCCCTGACAACCGAAACGACAAGTCTCTCCAAGAAGAGGGTGAGGGGTCACTTTCCAAGGGTCTCagcggaaagaagaaccctGGTGATTTCGCTTTGTGGAAGAagtccaaggctggtgaACCCTTCTGGTCCAGCCCTTGGGGAGACGGTCGTCCTGGATGGCACATTGA GTGCTCCGTGATGGCAGGAGCTGTTCTAGGATCCAATATGGATATTCATTCCGGTGGCATTGATCTTGCATTCCCCCATCACGACAACGAGTTGGCGCAGAGCGAGGCTTACTTCTGTGAGCATGGCAAGGGTGAGCACACATGGGTCAACTACTTTCTCCATATGGGCCACTTGTCTATCTCTGGTTCCAAGATGTCCAAGTCCCTCAAGAACTTCCAAACTATCCAGGATGCGCTTGCTACAACCTACTCATCACGAGGCATGCGAATTGTTTTCCTGATGGGCCGATGGaacgatggtgttgaaatcTCACCCGACATGAGATTGCAGGCTGACAACTGGGAGTCAACCATCAGT AACTTCTTTATCAATGTCAAGGCATTGCTTGCCGAGGCTGGTATCACACAGGGGGTCAAGTCTCTGTCCCTGAGTGCTAATGGCAAATCAAGCGAGGGACTTTTGGGTGAGCTGGAGCAGGCCAAACAGGAGTTCGAGGGTGCCATGACCAACTCATTCGACACACCAAAGGCAATGTCTGTTATCCTCAAGCTGGTCAACACTGCCAACGTTCACTTGAGAGATAACAAGGACGCCGACCTTGTCGCTCTCGAGTCTATTGCTCGATGGATCACCAAGATTGTTGGTatctttggtcttgactCAAATGCTTCGCCCCCATATGAGGGTCTTGGCTGGGCGACAACCATCGCTTCTGATGTCGAGCCCAAGACGGCTGTGCAGCCTTATGCTGATGCCTTTGCTAAGGTCAAGTCAGATGTTTCTGGTCTGTCTCTTGAGAGCGGGGAGATCTCTTCATTGCTTGAGCAAAACCCCACATCTGAGTTTGAGTCAATCGCAGCTGGTGGCTCGCGTGACCCCGAGCAATTGGCCATGCCATACCTTCGTGCCGtctccaagcttcgagaTGAACTTCGAAGCATTGTTGGCAACCAAACTCCTGACACCAAAAAGGCTATTCTGGCCTTGACCGACCGCATTCGTGACGATGACCTTACCAATCTGGGAGTGTACCTTGATGACAGACCTGATGGTCAAGCCTCTCTGATCAAGTTCATCCCAGCCGCTGAACTGATTGCTGCCCGTGAAGAAAAGGTCGCCCAGGCTGCCGAGAAGGCacgaaagaaggaagaggccCGTCTTGCACGTGAGAAggcagaccaagaagcccgcgaaaaggccaaggttAGACCTGAGGACATGTTCAAGGGCGATGAGAGATACAGCGCCTGGGATGAGCAGGGCATGCCTACCAAAATGAAGGACGGAACCGATGTGCCCAAGAGTCAGCTCAAgggcttgaagaagcagtgGGACCGACAGAAGAAGGCTCATGAtgatctcaaggccaagggatTGTTGTAG
- a CDS encoding guanylate kinase yields the protein MRWFLGIAKRNSTLPFKHIPTFQVSKRSFTMASPSDRRPIVISGPSGVGKGTLINMLFTRHPDQFTLSVSHTTRNPREGESDGVHYHFVTKDAFRDLIAKDGFVEHAQFGSNLYGTSKATIEEQTAKGKVVVLDIEMEGVKQVKASTIDARYVFVSPPDTEELEKRLRGRGTETEESIQQRLTRAQDELAWARSAEFDKILVNDDLEKTYQELDAFVYTEKSD from the exons ATGAGGTGGTTTTTGGGTATTGCGAAGCGCAACTCAACCCTTCCTTTTAAGCACATACCGACCTTTCAAGTCTCAAA ACGCTccttcacaatggcttctcCTTCAGACCGTCGACCCATCGTTATCTCGGGACCTAGCGGTGTCGGAAAGGGTACGCTGATCAACATGCTCTTCACCCGACACCCCGATCAGTTCACTCTCTCCGTGTCGCATACTACCCGTAACCCTCGTGAGGGCGAGAGCGACGGTGTCCACTACCACTTCGTCACCAAGGATGCTTTCCGGGACTTGATCGCCAAGGACGGCTTCGTCGAGCA CGCCCAATTTGGTAGCAACCTTTACGGAACGAGTAAGGCAACCATCGAGGAGCAAAcagccaagggcaaggtcgTCGTCCTCGACATCGAAATGGAGGGCGTCAAGCAAGTCAAGGCCTCCACCATCGACGCCCGCTACGTCTTCGTCTCCCCCCCTGACAccgaggagctcgagaagaGACTCCGAGGCCGTGgcaccgagaccgaggagaGCATCCAGCAGCGTCTTACCCGTGCGCAGGACGAGCTTGCCTGGGCGCGATCAGCcgagtttgacaagattctcgtcaacgatgatttggagaagacgtACCAGGAGTTGGACGCTTTTGTATACACTGAGAAGAGCGATTAA